One Clavelina lepadiformis chromosome 1, kaClaLepa1.1, whole genome shotgun sequence genomic region harbors:
- the LOC143461429 gene encoding retinol dehydrogenase 14-like isoform X2 yields the protein MEDKPKKSAVNGTVQCDVKLNGKTVLITGANQGIGFETALDLAGRGARVILACRDLEKAEAAKEKIKETVSPSDIVVMKLDLASLDSIREFSKAVNENESHLDILINNAGIMACPQWKTADGFEMHLGTNHIGHFLLTELLLDLLKKSAPSRIVIVSSSGYKRGKMDWNNMMHETNYDPFYVYCCSKLANVHHCLELSRRLEGTGVTCNSLHPGIIKTNLGQYMRGDHTPFFRRMLYTIAWPLAMAFFMTPKQGTQTSIYCSIAPELADVTGKYFAKCGEEPLMTHALNKEDAKKLWELSEKWIAAKETAD from the exons ATGGAAG ACAAACCCAAGAAATCAGCTGTAAATGGAACAGTTCAATGTGATGTGAAGCTGAATGGAAAAACTGTTCTTATAACTGGAGCCAATCAGGGCATAGGTTTTGAAACTGCCCTTGACTTGGCTGGAAGAGGGGCACGTGTCATATTAGCTTGTCGTGATCTTGAAAAGGCTGAAGCTGCCAAGGAAAAG ATAAAAGAAACTGTATCGCCGTCTGATATAGTTGTAATGAAACTGGATTTGGCATCACTAGATTCCATTCGTGAATTTTCGAAAGCTGTGAATGAAAATGAATCACATTTAGACATTCTTATCAATAATGCAG GAATTATGGCCTGTCCACAATGGAAGACAGCTGATGGCTTTGAAATGCATCTTGGGACGAATCATATTGGACACTTTCTATTAACAGAGTTGCTGCTAGATCTTCTTAAG AAATCCGCTCCAAGTCGTATTGTTATCGTATCCTCATCTGGGTATAAAAGAGGAAAGATGGACTGGAATAATATGATGCATGAAACAAATTATGAtcctttttatgtttattgttgtaGCAAGCTAGCCAATGTCCATCACTGTTTGGAATTAAGTAGACGTCTAGAAG GTACAGGTGTTACTTGTAACAGTTTGCATCCAGgcattataaaaacaaatcttGGTCAGTATATGCGAGGAGATCACACACCATTTTTTCGTAGAATGCTATATACAATAGCTTGGCCTCTTGCTATGGCATTTTTTATGACTCCAAAACAAGGAACTCAAACCTCAATATATTGTTCTATTGCCCCCGAACTGGCTGATGTAactggaaaatattttgc gaAATGTGGTGAAGAGCCTTTGATGACCCATGCTTTGAATAAAGAagatgcaaaaaaattgtggGAATTGTcagagaaatggattgctgcCAAGGAAACAGCTGACTGA
- the LOC143461429 gene encoding retinol dehydrogenase 14-like isoform X1 codes for MGEIIDRLQLLPTTDLCKRSLPLSLHMPPELDFVPLDAVHFIGVFLFPSRHSGQFHLDDKPKKSAVNGTVQCDVKLNGKTVLITGANQGIGFETALDLAGRGARVILACRDLEKAEAAKEKIKETVSPSDIVVMKLDLASLDSIREFSKAVNENESHLDILINNAGIMACPQWKTADGFEMHLGTNHIGHFLLTELLLDLLKKSAPSRIVIVSSSGYKRGKMDWNNMMHETNYDPFYVYCCSKLANVHHCLELSRRLEGTGVTCNSLHPGIIKTNLGQYMRGDHTPFFRRMLYTIAWPLAMAFFMTPKQGTQTSIYCSIAPELADVTGKYFAKCGEEPLMTHALNKEDAKKLWELSEKWIAAKETAD; via the exons ATGGGTGAAATAATTGACCGTCTTCAACTCCTCCCCACAACCGACCTGTGTAAAAGATCCTTACCTTTATCTCTTCACATGCCACCTGAACTGGACTTTGTTCCCTTGGATGCAGTTCATTTTATTGGGGTATTTCTTTTTCCATCCAGACACTCAGGTCAATTCCATCTTGACG ACAAACCCAAGAAATCAGCTGTAAATGGAACAGTTCAATGTGATGTGAAGCTGAATGGAAAAACTGTTCTTATAACTGGAGCCAATCAGGGCATAGGTTTTGAAACTGCCCTTGACTTGGCTGGAAGAGGGGCACGTGTCATATTAGCTTGTCGTGATCTTGAAAAGGCTGAAGCTGCCAAGGAAAAG ATAAAAGAAACTGTATCGCCGTCTGATATAGTTGTAATGAAACTGGATTTGGCATCACTAGATTCCATTCGTGAATTTTCGAAAGCTGTGAATGAAAATGAATCACATTTAGACATTCTTATCAATAATGCAG GAATTATGGCCTGTCCACAATGGAAGACAGCTGATGGCTTTGAAATGCATCTTGGGACGAATCATATTGGACACTTTCTATTAACAGAGTTGCTGCTAGATCTTCTTAAG AAATCCGCTCCAAGTCGTATTGTTATCGTATCCTCATCTGGGTATAAAAGAGGAAAGATGGACTGGAATAATATGATGCATGAAACAAATTATGAtcctttttatgtttattgttgtaGCAAGCTAGCCAATGTCCATCACTGTTTGGAATTAAGTAGACGTCTAGAAG GTACAGGTGTTACTTGTAACAGTTTGCATCCAGgcattataaaaacaaatcttGGTCAGTATATGCGAGGAGATCACACACCATTTTTTCGTAGAATGCTATATACAATAGCTTGGCCTCTTGCTATGGCATTTTTTATGACTCCAAAACAAGGAACTCAAACCTCAATATATTGTTCTATTGCCCCCGAACTGGCTGATGTAactggaaaatattttgc gaAATGTGGTGAAGAGCCTTTGATGACCCATGCTTTGAATAAAGAagatgcaaaaaaattgtggGAATTGTcagagaaatggattgctgcCAAGGAAACAGCTGACTGA
- the LOC143461544 gene encoding coatomer subunit zeta-1-like, whose amino-acid sequence MEGVLEPSLYTVKAILILDNDGERLLAKYYDDTYPTVREQKAFEKNLFNKTHKSDSEIALLEGLTVVYKGNVDLFFYVIGSAHENELMLMSVLTCVYDSVNLLLRKNVEKRILLRNIDSVFLIIDEIVDGGVIMQVDGCNVLDQIATRGDDIPLTEQTISQVLQSAKDQIKWSLLK is encoded by the coding sequence ATGGAAGGTGTCTTGGAACCATCACTTTATACAGTAAAGGCTATACTAATTTTGGATAATGATGGAGAAAGGCTTTTAGCCAAATATTATGATGATACATACCCTACCGTACGTGAACAGAAAGCCTTTGAAAAGAACTTATTCAACAAAACTCATAAATCAGATTCTGAGATTGCTTTGCTGGAAGGTTTGACAGTTGTTTATAAAGGAAATGTGGATTTGTTTTTCTACGTCATTGGAAGTGCTCATGAAAATGAACTCATGTTGATGTCTGTGCTAACGTGCGTCTATGATTCCGTTAATCTTCTTCTTCGGAAGAATGTTGAGAAGCGAATTTTGCTTCGAAATATCGACAGTGTCTTCCTTATTATTGATGAAATTGTTGACGGTGGAGTTATCATGCAAGTTGATGGATGCAACGTGCTAGATCAAATAGCAACAAGAGGTGATGACATACCATTGACAGAGCAAACCATATCCCAAGTTCTGCAGTCAGCTAAAGATCAAATCAAATGGTCcttgttgaaataa
- the LOC143461536 gene encoding methyltransferase-like protein 22 has product MYDDLVLSDVHMNKAAQDSNDIQFTRFKFSTKRNETWDIQTKATYVEENIIYDEDGDLVIKNKKKNDDCDVIGIYHRMSTSLDLVGLQLWRGSLLMCDYAIHNAEMFRDKNILELGAGVGLTGILLGQYAASILCTDFNDGVIEMCKKNMQNNRRFFNSNSSFSCQKLDWFKWHKEELQALCPNGTDIIIACDCIYSDSLTDALFKTIYCLLKHCSSMGKMEAYLPLEKRLNFTLDDLEVTCHEYDYFRKCLDALAAKNLNVEIVEIDCLPQYFEYDRVKQLELWRIKCI; this is encoded by the coding sequence ATGTATGATGATCTGGTTTTATCAGACGTCCATATGAACAAAGCGGCACAGGACTCAAATGACATTCAATTCACtcgatttaaattttctaCAAAACGTAATGAAACTTGGGACATTCAGACGAAGGCTACATATGTAGAAGAGAACATTATTTATGATGAAGACGGGGACTTggtcataaaaaacaaaaagaaaaatgatgACTGTGATGTAATTGGAATCTACCACAGAATGTCAACTTCACTCGACCTGGTTGGTTTGCAGCTGTGGCGAGGTTCATTGTTAATGTGCGACTATGCCATACACAATGCAGAAATGTTTAGGGACAAGAATATTCTTGAACTAGGTGCGGGAGTTGGGTTAACTGGGATCTTGTTGGGGCAATATGCAGCTAGTATTCTTTGCACTGACTTTAATGATGGAGTTATTGAAATGTGTAAGAAGAACATGCAAAACAATCGTCGCTTTTTTAACAGTAATTCTAGCTTTTCATGTCAAAAACTGGACTGGTTTAAATGGCATAAAGAGGAATTGCAAGCTTTGTGCCCTAATGGAACTGACATAATAATTGCGTGTGATTGTATTTACAGtgactctttgacagatgccTTGTTCAAAACTATTTATTGTCTTTTAAAGCACTGCAGCTCAATGGGAAAAATGGAAGCGTATTTACCACTTGAAAAACGATTAAATTTCACCCTCGATGATCTTGAAGTTACTTGTCATGAATACGATTACTTCAGAAAATGCCTTGATGCCTTGGcagcaaaaaatttgaatgtcgaaattgttgaaattgattgCCTTCCACAATATTTTGAATATGACAGAGTAAAACAACTGGAGTTATGGCgaataaaatgcatttag
- the LOC143461197 gene encoding neutral amino acid transporter 9-like isoform X1 produces the protein MNTDINETARLLPENSCNQQLYGSSKQTGPCGVDNLRNTDGDQDAKIVNSNYQVEDETSQNSAVTIFSFWNMLMGTSLLSMPWAFQQAGMAQGIIVQVVMCGLAVYTAYLLLIASEKLTDPVTKKAPEYTEMCRNLVGRWAEWLNILASTVILASALIVYWILMVELLYNAVNSVYYFAGGLNNIHHSNVTNLTGEFDNERCMVQEKTFSYDPSSSLIPGWNKNLTVPLLFIPIFLPILLLKKMSFFAKLGALGALSVFALMSIVFVKYVQWGWNADFANTKNKHYIPQILGSFPSLSGLLGMAYFIHNSVTTIFKHNRNQGNNVRDLKIAYMLVLITYMFIGLGVYLTFPLQKSCIKQNFLENLPWNDYLSLAVQVLLFLRMVTVYPIVAYILRVQIFAALVGNEYPGKFYVFVFNIIIMAACVLCAIFYPNIGDIIRYAGAFCAMALMFILPCAIHVILLRRDQSLSKVSCFIHFLIAVVGVINFVAQFTL, from the exons ATGAATACCGACATAAACGAAACGGCAAGGCTTCTGCCAGAAAACTCGTGTAACCAACAGTTGTACGGATCGAGTAAGCAAACTGGACCGTGTGG CGTTGACAATTTGCGCAATACCGATGGTGATCAAGATGCCAAGATTGTTAATTCAAACTACCAAGTGGAAGACGAAACATCACAAAACAGCGCCGTGACAAT ATTTTCTTTTTGGAATATGTTGATGGGAACATCTTTATTGTCTATGCCCTGGGCTTTCCAACAGGCAGGAATGGCGCAGGGAATTATAGTTCAAGTGGTTATGTGTGGACTAGCCGTTTACACTGCGTACCTTTTACTGATAGCTTCTGAAAAATTAA cGGACCCTGTCACGAAGAAAGCGCCAGAATATACGGAAATGTGTCGAAATCTTGTTGGACGTTGGGCCGAATGGCTCAATATATTGGCTTCAACTGTGATTCTAGCCAGCGCTCTGATCGTTTATTGGATTCTCATGGTGGAACTTTTATACAACGCGGTTAACTCCGTTTATT ATTTCGCAGGAGGATTGAATAATATACACCACTCCAACGTTACTAATCTAACCGGTGAATTCGATAATGAGAGATGCATGGTGCAAGAAAAGACTTTTAGCT ATGATCCATCTTCGTCATTGATTCCAGGGTGGaacaaaaatttaactgtGCCTTTACTTTTCATTCcaatttttttgccaatattaCTGTTGAAAAAGATGAGTTTCTTCGCCAAGCTTGGTGCATTAGGAGCTTTATCGGTGTTTGCGTTGATGAGTATCGTGTTCGTGAAATACGTACAATGGGGCTGGAATGCTGACTTTGCCAAcaccaaaaacaaacattacatCCCAC aGATTCTCGGAAGTTTTCCATCATTATCCGGATTGCTTGGAATGGCATATTTTATTCACAACTCTGTAACCACTATTTTTAAACACAATAGAAATCAAGGAAATAAT GTACGTGATTTAAAAATAGCTTACATGCTGGTTTTGATAACTTACATGTTCATTGGCCTTGGGGTATATTTAACTTTCCCTCTGCAGAAAAGCTGTATTAAACAG AATTTTCTGGAAAATCTCCCTTGGAATGATTACCTCTCGCTGGCTGTTCAAGTTCTGTTATTTCTCCGCATGGTCACAGTTTATCCTATTGTTGCATATATTCTACGAGTACAAATTTTCGCGGCTTTAGTTGGTAACGAATATCCCGG aaaatttTACGTCTTTGTGTTCAACATCATTATAATGGCAGCTTGCGTACTGTGTGCCATTTTTTATCCGAACATTGGAGATATTATCAG GTACGCTGGAGCGTTTTGTGCAATGGCATTGATGTTTATCCTGCCATGTGCCATTCATGTGATACTTTTAAGAAGGGATCAATCTTTATCCAAAGTTTCTTGTTTTATTCACTTCCTTATTGCTGTTGTTGGAGTAATCAACTTTGTGGCACAATTCACTCTTTAA
- the LOC143461197 gene encoding neutral amino acid transporter 9-like isoform X2: protein MNTDINETARLLPENSCNQQLYGSSKQTGPCGVDNLRNTDGDQDAKIVNSNYQVEDETSQNSAVTIFSFWNMLMGTSLLSMPWAFQQAGMAQGIIVQVVMCGLAVYTAYLLLIASEKLTDPVTKKAPEYTEMCRNLVGRWAEWLNILASTVILASALIVYWILMVELLYNAVNSVYYFAGGLNNIHHSNVTNLTGEFDNERCMVQEKTFSWWNKNLTVPLLFIPIFLPILLLKKMSFFAKLGALGALSVFALMSIVFVKYVQWGWNADFANTKNKHYIPQILGSFPSLSGLLGMAYFIHNSVTTIFKHNRNQGNNVRDLKIAYMLVLITYMFIGLGVYLTFPLQKSCIKQNFLENLPWNDYLSLAVQVLLFLRMVTVYPIVAYILRVQIFAALVGNEYPGKFYVFVFNIIIMAACVLCAIFYPNIGDIIRYAGAFCAMALMFILPCAIHVILLRRDQSLSKVSCFIHFLIAVVGVINFVAQFTL, encoded by the exons ATGAATACCGACATAAACGAAACGGCAAGGCTTCTGCCAGAAAACTCGTGTAACCAACAGTTGTACGGATCGAGTAAGCAAACTGGACCGTGTGG CGTTGACAATTTGCGCAATACCGATGGTGATCAAGATGCCAAGATTGTTAATTCAAACTACCAAGTGGAAGACGAAACATCACAAAACAGCGCCGTGACAAT ATTTTCTTTTTGGAATATGTTGATGGGAACATCTTTATTGTCTATGCCCTGGGCTTTCCAACAGGCAGGAATGGCGCAGGGAATTATAGTTCAAGTGGTTATGTGTGGACTAGCCGTTTACACTGCGTACCTTTTACTGATAGCTTCTGAAAAATTAA cGGACCCTGTCACGAAGAAAGCGCCAGAATATACGGAAATGTGTCGAAATCTTGTTGGACGTTGGGCCGAATGGCTCAATATATTGGCTTCAACTGTGATTCTAGCCAGCGCTCTGATCGTTTATTGGATTCTCATGGTGGAACTTTTATACAACGCGGTTAACTCCGTTTATT ATTTCGCAGGAGGATTGAATAATATACACCACTCCAACGTTACTAATCTAACCGGTGAATTCGATAATGAGAGATGCATGGTGCAAGAAAAGACTTTTAGCT GGTGGaacaaaaatttaactgtGCCTTTACTTTTCATTCcaatttttttgccaatattaCTGTTGAAAAAGATGAGTTTCTTCGCCAAGCTTGGTGCATTAGGAGCTTTATCGGTGTTTGCGTTGATGAGTATCGTGTTCGTGAAATACGTACAATGGGGCTGGAATGCTGACTTTGCCAAcaccaaaaacaaacattacatCCCAC aGATTCTCGGAAGTTTTCCATCATTATCCGGATTGCTTGGAATGGCATATTTTATTCACAACTCTGTAACCACTATTTTTAAACACAATAGAAATCAAGGAAATAAT GTACGTGATTTAAAAATAGCTTACATGCTGGTTTTGATAACTTACATGTTCATTGGCCTTGGGGTATATTTAACTTTCCCTCTGCAGAAAAGCTGTATTAAACAG AATTTTCTGGAAAATCTCCCTTGGAATGATTACCTCTCGCTGGCTGTTCAAGTTCTGTTATTTCTCCGCATGGTCACAGTTTATCCTATTGTTGCATATATTCTACGAGTACAAATTTTCGCGGCTTTAGTTGGTAACGAATATCCCGG aaaatttTACGTCTTTGTGTTCAACATCATTATAATGGCAGCTTGCGTACTGTGTGCCATTTTTTATCCGAACATTGGAGATATTATCAG GTACGCTGGAGCGTTTTGTGCAATGGCATTGATGTTTATCCTGCCATGTGCCATTCATGTGATACTTTTAAGAAGGGATCAATCTTTATCCAAAGTTTCTTGTTTTATTCACTTCCTTATTGCTGTTGTTGGAGTAATCAACTTTGTGGCACAATTCACTCTTTAA
- the LOC143461197 gene encoding neutral amino acid transporter 9-like isoform X3: protein MVKYVYNVIIIASLAIVASFFYRFSFWNMLMGTSLLSMPWAFQQAGMAQGIIVQVVMCGLAVYTAYLLLIASEKLTDPVTKKAPEYTEMCRNLVGRWAEWLNILASTVILASALIVYWILMVELLYNAVNSVYYFAGGLNNIHHSNVTNLTGEFDNERCMVQEKTFSYDPSSSLIPGWNKNLTVPLLFIPIFLPILLLKKMSFFAKLGALGALSVFALMSIVFVKYVQWGWNADFANTKNKHYIPQILGSFPSLSGLLGMAYFIHNSVTTIFKHNRNQGNNVRDLKIAYMLVLITYMFIGLGVYLTFPLQKSCIKQNFLENLPWNDYLSLAVQVLLFLRMVTVYPIVAYILRVQIFAALVGNEYPGKFYVFVFNIIIMAACVLCAIFYPNIGDIIRYAGAFCAMALMFILPCAIHVILLRRDQSLSKVSCFIHFLIAVVGVINFVAQFTL, encoded by the exons ATGGTTAAGTACGTATACAATGTTATCATAATTGCATCGTTAGCAATTGTTGCATCCTTTTTTTATAGATTTTCTTTTTGGAATATGTTGATGGGAACATCTTTATTGTCTATGCCCTGGGCTTTCCAACAGGCAGGAATGGCGCAGGGAATTATAGTTCAAGTGGTTATGTGTGGACTAGCCGTTTACACTGCGTACCTTTTACTGATAGCTTCTGAAAAATTAA cGGACCCTGTCACGAAGAAAGCGCCAGAATATACGGAAATGTGTCGAAATCTTGTTGGACGTTGGGCCGAATGGCTCAATATATTGGCTTCAACTGTGATTCTAGCCAGCGCTCTGATCGTTTATTGGATTCTCATGGTGGAACTTTTATACAACGCGGTTAACTCCGTTTATT ATTTCGCAGGAGGATTGAATAATATACACCACTCCAACGTTACTAATCTAACCGGTGAATTCGATAATGAGAGATGCATGGTGCAAGAAAAGACTTTTAGCT ATGATCCATCTTCGTCATTGATTCCAGGGTGGaacaaaaatttaactgtGCCTTTACTTTTCATTCcaatttttttgccaatattaCTGTTGAAAAAGATGAGTTTCTTCGCCAAGCTTGGTGCATTAGGAGCTTTATCGGTGTTTGCGTTGATGAGTATCGTGTTCGTGAAATACGTACAATGGGGCTGGAATGCTGACTTTGCCAAcaccaaaaacaaacattacatCCCAC aGATTCTCGGAAGTTTTCCATCATTATCCGGATTGCTTGGAATGGCATATTTTATTCACAACTCTGTAACCACTATTTTTAAACACAATAGAAATCAAGGAAATAAT GTACGTGATTTAAAAATAGCTTACATGCTGGTTTTGATAACTTACATGTTCATTGGCCTTGGGGTATATTTAACTTTCCCTCTGCAGAAAAGCTGTATTAAACAG AATTTTCTGGAAAATCTCCCTTGGAATGATTACCTCTCGCTGGCTGTTCAAGTTCTGTTATTTCTCCGCATGGTCACAGTTTATCCTATTGTTGCATATATTCTACGAGTACAAATTTTCGCGGCTTTAGTTGGTAACGAATATCCCGG aaaatttTACGTCTTTGTGTTCAACATCATTATAATGGCAGCTTGCGTACTGTGTGCCATTTTTTATCCGAACATTGGAGATATTATCAG GTACGCTGGAGCGTTTTGTGCAATGGCATTGATGTTTATCCTGCCATGTGCCATTCATGTGATACTTTTAAGAAGGGATCAATCTTTATCCAAAGTTTCTTGTTTTATTCACTTCCTTATTGCTGTTGTTGGAGTAATCAACTTTGTGGCACAATTCACTCTTTAA